One segment of Methylotenera versatilis 79 DNA contains the following:
- a CDS encoding TonB-dependent receptor gives MQHATTPKKLARNSQLPKLSVLAIALSSTLTSTLFFSATAFAETSTVNLPQVDVNAERISDTQPVKGYNAKKSSSSTRTETELRDTPQAITVIPQDLIKDQSIQSISEAIRYVPGVQAAQGEGNRDALIFRGNATTGDFFIDGLRDDVQTYRDIYNTDRIEVLKGPNGMAFGRGGAGGALNRVSKQAGWTPISELIASYGAYDQKRIAADYGQALNDEIAFRVNAVYENSDSYRDGVNLERFGITPTVTIRPDENTKIVVGMEYFKDKRVADRGVPSVNGAGNSTLKNRPFNIGDEDTFFGNARLSPTETETVAFNASIEHSFDSGITVKNSSRYANYDKYYQNVFANSAVRNDGTLLLSAYRDETKRENFINQTDLTYTAKLGSVEHKLLAGAEFSVQDTTSKRLTATGGNLAVPVASLNPTQSGIVFNTLGNNRKSDVTVAAFYLQDQIIFSPQWQAIVGLRNDNFDTDFTDLVNNSNINVSNNLLAPRAGLIFKPVEAVSIYTNYSVSYVPRAGDQLTSLTVVNSTFKPEKFINYEVGAKWDVNSNLALTAAVYKLKRENIIITDPNDTTQSILVDGQETKGIELGLSGNITNKWSVFSGVAFQDGEITKQQGTGNSAILKGTELAQTPDRTLSLWNKYEINDMWAVALGIVSTSDRYAALPTAAASTVLPGYTRYDAAIYGKFSEKLRLQVNLENLTNKEYALYAHTNNNITPGSPITGRATLIYSF, from the coding sequence ATGCAACACGCTACAACACCCAAAAAACTGGCGCGCAACTCTCAGTTACCCAAGTTATCTGTATTAGCAATTGCTTTAAGCAGTACGTTAACCAGCACGCTATTTTTTTCAGCCACCGCTTTTGCTGAAACCAGCACAGTCAATCTGCCACAAGTGGATGTGAATGCAGAGCGCATTAGCGACACGCAACCAGTAAAAGGTTATAACGCGAAAAAAAGCAGCTCTTCTACCAGAACAGAAACAGAATTACGTGATACGCCACAAGCAATTACCGTTATTCCGCAAGACTTAATCAAAGACCAATCAATTCAAAGCATTTCAGAAGCCATTCGTTATGTGCCTGGCGTGCAAGCCGCACAAGGTGAAGGTAATCGTGATGCATTGATTTTCCGCGGCAACGCAACGACTGGTGATTTTTTTATAGACGGCTTGCGTGATGATGTGCAAACTTATCGCGATATTTACAACACAGATCGTATTGAAGTATTAAAAGGCCCAAACGGTATGGCATTTGGTCGCGGCGGCGCAGGTGGTGCACTTAACCGCGTAAGCAAACAAGCAGGATGGACACCGATTAGCGAATTAATTGCTAGTTACGGCGCTTATGACCAAAAACGTATTGCTGCTGATTACGGCCAAGCGCTGAATGATGAAATCGCTTTCCGCGTAAATGCCGTTTACGAAAACTCAGATTCTTACCGTGACGGCGTTAATTTAGAACGCTTTGGTATCACACCAACCGTCACGATTCGCCCAGATGAGAATACAAAAATCGTAGTTGGCATGGAGTATTTCAAAGACAAACGTGTGGCTGATCGTGGTGTGCCATCAGTAAATGGCGCAGGTAACTCGACATTAAAAAATCGCCCATTTAACATTGGCGATGAAGATACTTTTTTTGGTAATGCCCGTTTAAGCCCTACTGAAACTGAAACCGTCGCTTTTAATGCCTCAATAGAACATTCATTTGATAGCGGCATCACCGTTAAAAATAGCTCTCGCTACGCTAATTATGATAAATATTACCAAAACGTATTCGCAAATAGTGCTGTTAGAAATGACGGCACTTTGCTACTTAGTGCCTATCGTGATGAAACAAAACGTGAAAACTTCATCAATCAAACTGATTTAACTTACACGGCAAAATTGGGTAGTGTTGAACATAAATTATTGGCAGGTGCAGAGTTCTCTGTACAAGACACTACTAGTAAACGTTTAACAGCAACCGGTGGTAACTTAGCAGTTCCAGTTGCCAGCCTTAATCCAACGCAATCAGGCATTGTATTTAATACATTAGGCAATAATCGGAAAAGTGATGTAACCGTGGCTGCGTTTTATTTGCAAGATCAAATTATTTTTTCACCGCAATGGCAAGCGATTGTTGGCTTACGTAACGATAACTTTGATACCGATTTCACTGATTTAGTCAATAATAGCAATATTAACGTAAGTAATAACTTGTTAGCGCCTCGTGCTGGCTTGATTTTCAAACCAGTTGAGGCTGTTTCAATCTATACCAATTACAGCGTCTCTTACGTGCCACGCGCAGGTGATCAACTCACTTCATTAACAGTCGTTAACTCAACTTTTAAACCAGAGAAATTCATTAATTACGAAGTTGGTGCTAAATGGGATGTTAATTCCAATTTAGCGTTAACTGCAGCAGTCTATAAATTAAAACGTGAAAATATCATCATCACCGATCCAAATGATACAACTCAATCCATTTTAGTTGACGGCCAAGAAACCAAGGGAATTGAACTAGGTCTTTCTGGCAATATTACGAATAAATGGAGCGTGTTTAGCGGCGTTGCATTCCAAGATGGTGAAATTACTAAGCAGCAAGGCACTGGTAATAGCGCAATCTTAAAAGGCACAGAATTGGCACAAACACCAGATCGCACCTTATCTTTATGGAATAAATATGAGATTAACGATATGTGGGCAGTAGCTTTAGGTATTGTGAGTACATCTGACCGTTATGCAGCATTGCCTACGGCTGCTGCAAGCACTGTATTGCCAGGTTACACACGTTATGATGCAGCAATTTACGGAAAATTCAGTGAAAAGTTACGTTTACAAGTTAACCTAGAAAACTTAACCAATAAAGAATATGCACTTTATGCACATACCAATAACAACATCACACCGGGCTCACCAATTACTGGTCGCGCGACGTTGATTTACAGCTTCTAA
- the hslO gene encoding Hsp33 family molecular chaperone HslO, translated as MKNSIENFTENLTDTLHHFIFEDSLHQPMPIRGNLVRLNTTYTQVLQHQTLPSVLKHALGELMAASALLSATLKMDGALVLQIQSKGALKLLVVECSSDLNMRATAKWDETQTNKIAEKPFFDLVKNGQFIITLDPKEGEAYQGIVPIEGETVAEMLQNYMLRSQQIDTSLWLHADETSASGLLLQKLPDFGGNLGGVSSSNVSTPLLDDDAWNRMNVLANTITNEELKDLPAETLLTRLFAEENVRLFEPKSTQFHCSCNQSSVASMLRMLGEDELNSILAEFGKIEVNCDFCNKHYLFDAVDTAQLLATEAAVSISKAKH; from the coding sequence ATGAAAAATTCTATTGAAAATTTTACCGAAAACCTTACGGACACACTGCACCACTTTATATTTGAAGACAGTTTGCATCAGCCCATGCCCATACGCGGCAATTTGGTACGTTTAAATACTACTTACACGCAAGTGTTGCAACACCAAACCTTGCCCAGTGTTTTAAAACATGCGTTGGGCGAGCTAATGGCCGCCAGCGCGTTGTTATCGGCAACATTAAAAATGGATGGCGCTTTGGTGCTGCAAATACAAAGCAAAGGTGCGCTTAAATTATTGGTGGTGGAATGCAGTTCAGATTTAAATATGCGCGCAACTGCAAAATGGGATGAAACACAGACCAATAAAATTGCAGAAAAACCTTTTTTCGATCTGGTAAAAAATGGTCAATTTATTATTACGTTAGACCCAAAAGAAGGCGAAGCTTATCAAGGTATTGTGCCGATTGAGGGTGAAACAGTGGCGGAAATGCTGCAAAACTATATGTTGCGCAGCCAGCAAATTGATACTTCTCTTTGGCTACATGCTGATGAAACCAGCGCAAGTGGTTTGCTGTTGCAAAAGCTGCCAGATTTCGGCGGAAATTTAGGCGGCGTTAGTTCCAGCAATGTGTCAACGCCATTATTAGACGATGATGCGTGGAATCGCATGAATGTTTTAGCCAATACCATCACGAATGAAGAGCTGAAAGATTTGCCTGCTGAAACACTGTTAACCCGACTTTTTGCAGAAGAAAATGTGCGCTTGTTCGAGCCAAAATCCACACAATTTCACTGTAGTTGCAACCAAAGCAGCGTAGCAAGCATGTTGCGTATGTTGGGTGAAGATGAGCTAAATAGTATCTTGGCGGAATTCGGAAAAATTGAAGTGAATTGCGACTTTTGTAATAAGCATTATCTATTCGATGCCGTAGATACCGCGCAATTATTGGCAACTGAAGCAGCTGTTAGCATCAGCAAAGCCAAGCACTAA
- a CDS encoding pilin: protein MTELFIDTPLVSSRLTKAQLIHKPSVKPKQQAFSVIEIMVVVAIMAILAMVAIPSGIERIIREQVSAAIPLAEAAKEPIAAQWKATKTLPVDNKEAGLPTQDKVVSNLIGALQVDKGVIHMTFGNKARAQLQGKILTIRPAVIEESQAVPIAWVCGNAQAPANMTVFGENRTNIDVKFLPFACK, encoded by the coding sequence ATGACAGAATTGTTTATAGATACACCGTTAGTTTCAAGTCGATTAACAAAAGCGCAATTGATTCATAAACCGAGTGTTAAACCAAAACAACAAGCTTTTTCAGTGATAGAAATAATGGTTGTGGTCGCCATTATGGCGATATTAGCGATGGTTGCGATTCCGTCTGGCATAGAGCGCATTATCAGAGAACAAGTATCTGCCGCTATTCCGTTGGCAGAAGCAGCAAAAGAGCCAATTGCCGCGCAATGGAAGGCGACAAAGACTTTGCCGGTTGATAATAAAGAAGCGGGTTTGCCCACGCAGGATAAAGTGGTGAGCAATTTGATTGGCGCGCTACAAGTGGATAAAGGCGTGATTCACATGACTTTTGGCAATAAAGCCAGAGCGCAATTGCAAGGTAAGATTTTGACCATTCGCCCAGCGGTAATTGAAGAATCGCAAGCCGTACCAATTGCGTGGGTTTGCGGTAACGCGCAAGCGCCAGCCAATATGACGGTGTTTGGTGAAAACAGAACCAATATTGACGTTAAGTTTTTGCCTTTTGCCTGTAAATAA
- a CDS encoding TrmH family RNA methyltransferase, producing the protein MSFKHITSRDNPIFKYLKKLADNARERRQEGKTVLDGVHLIEAYLQTFGEPELIIIPEGKSTLEASNLMQQLEHVNTIMFPTLMFAELTPVASSTGILAIVKTPALEIPAQPQFVLMLEDIQDPGNLGSMLRTAAAAGVQAVFLSKGCTDAWSPKALRGGQGAQFVLPIIEGADLSAQLQNFDGNSYATTMDGESLYSQDLTQASAFVMGNEGAGLTIKTIQHCSKRISIPMSQSSLAIESLNAAAATAICLFERKRQCD; encoded by the coding sequence ATGAGCTTTAAACATATTACCTCGCGCGACAATCCCATTTTTAAATACCTAAAAAAGCTGGCCGATAACGCACGCGAAAGAAGACAAGAAGGCAAAACGGTTTTAGACGGCGTGCATCTGATTGAGGCTTATTTGCAGACTTTTGGTGAGCCAGAGTTAATCATTATTCCTGAAGGAAAAAGTACGCTGGAAGCCAGCAATTTGATGCAACAGCTTGAACATGTGAATACGATTATGTTTCCAACGCTGATGTTTGCAGAATTAACACCAGTGGCAAGCAGCACAGGTATTTTGGCGATTGTGAAAACGCCTGCTTTAGAAATACCAGCGCAACCGCAATTTGTGCTGATGTTAGAAGATATTCAAGACCCAGGTAATTTAGGCAGCATGTTACGCACAGCGGCAGCGGCAGGCGTACAAGCCGTGTTTTTAAGCAAAGGTTGTACGGATGCTTGGTCACCCAAAGCGTTACGTGGCGGGCAGGGCGCGCAGTTTGTGTTGCCAATAATAGAAGGCGCCGATTTAAGCGCGCAGTTGCAAAACTTTGATGGTAATAGTTACGCCACCACGATGGACGGCGAATCGTTGTACAGCCAAGACCTAACGCAAGCCAGCGCGTTTGTGATGGGAAACGAGGGCGCAGGGTTAACCATTAAAACCATTCAACATTGTAGTAAACGTATTAGTATTCCCATGAGTCAAAGTAGTTTGGCCATAGAATCGTTGAATGCGGCTGCAGCTACGGCTATTTGTTTGTTTGAACGCAAACGGCAATGTGATTAG
- the aqpZ gene encoding aquaporin Z: MSLTKRSIAELIGTFWLVLGGCGSAVLAAGIPELGLGYLGVAFAFGLTVVTMAYAIGHISGCHLNPAVSIGLAAGGRFKAAELPHYIIAQVIGAVLAALLIRTIASGMEGYAGGLASNGFGAHSPHGYSMTAALITEITMTAMFLFIIMGATDKRAPAALAPLAIGFTLALIHMISIPVTNTSVNPARSTGPALLEGGIALDQLWLFWLAPIVGAVIGALVYKFLSKED; this comes from the coding sequence ATGTCATTAACAAAACGTTCGATAGCAGAGTTAATTGGTACTTTTTGGTTGGTGTTAGGCGGTTGCGGCAGCGCGGTTTTAGCGGCTGGAATCCCAGAGTTAGGGCTAGGTTATTTAGGCGTTGCGTTCGCCTTTGGTCTAACAGTTGTAACCATGGCCTACGCAATCGGTCATATTTCAGGCTGTCATCTCAACCCAGCAGTTTCAATCGGCCTCGCGGCTGGCGGACGTTTTAAAGCCGCAGAATTACCGCATTATATTATTGCGCAAGTCATTGGCGCTGTACTAGCTGCCCTACTTATCCGCACGATTGCAAGCGGTATGGAAGGCTACGCTGGCGGATTAGCGTCTAATGGATTTGGTGCGCACTCACCACACGGTTACAGCATGACAGCGGCTTTAATCACCGAAATCACCATGACAGCCATGTTTTTATTCATCATCATGGGCGCTACAGACAAACGCGCACCAGCAGCCTTGGCTCCATTGGCAATCGGTTTTACACTTGCATTAATCCATATGATTAGCATCCCTGTCACCAATACATCAGTTAACCCAGCACGTAGCACTGGCCCTGCATTATTAGAAGGCGGCATTGCCTTAGACCAATTATGGCTATTTTGGCTAGCTCCTATTGTTGGCGCGGTAATTGGTGCGCTAGTGTATAAATTTTTGAGTAAAGAAGATTAA
- a CDS encoding pseudouridine synthase, giving the protein MAKKLDIERILSKQGFGTRKQCRIMIINEEITVNGALCDDPDTQFELENLTFTVKGEAWDYREKSYLMLHKPSDYECSHKTQHHPTIYSLLPHPLVVRDVQCIGRLDEDTTGLILISDDGQFIHRMSSPKHKVPKVYEVTCKHPVSDEQIAHILKGVQLIDEDAPIAALACERISENVIHMTLAEGKYHQVKRMVAAISNRVDALKRIQIGELKLPDDLKVGEWKWLSEADMQNLRQQH; this is encoded by the coding sequence ATGGCTAAAAAACTCGATATAGAACGTATTCTAAGCAAGCAAGGTTTCGGCACACGTAAACAATGCCGCATCATGATTATCAATGAAGAAATCACTGTTAATGGTGCATTATGTGATGATCCTGATACGCAATTTGAACTAGAAAACCTGACTTTTACCGTTAAAGGTGAAGCGTGGGATTACCGCGAAAAATCTTATTTGATGCTACACAAACCATCCGATTACGAATGCTCACACAAAACTCAGCACCACCCCACTATTTATAGTTTATTGCCGCATCCATTAGTAGTGCGCGATGTACAATGTATTGGCAGGCTGGATGAAGATACCACTGGTTTGATACTGATTTCAGATGACGGTCAATTTATCCACCGCATGAGTTCGCCCAAACACAAAGTACCAAAAGTGTACGAAGTCACCTGCAAACACCCCGTTAGCGATGAGCAGATCGCACATATTTTAAAAGGCGTGCAGCTAATCGATGAAGATGCACCAATAGCCGCGCTAGCTTGTGAAAGAATCAGTGAAAACGTCATTCACATGACCTTGGCAGAAGGCAAGTATCACCAAGTGAAACGCATGGTCGCCGCCATTAGTAATCGTGTTGACGCGTTAAAACGTATTCAAATTGGCGAGTTAAAACTGCCTGATGATTTAAAAGTTGGGGAATGGAAGTGGTTAAGTGAAGCTGATATGCAAAACCTAAGACAACAACATTAA
- a CDS encoding HNH endonuclease codes for MAVYNTPSDTANTAVRSFLTSVGEYYLKKSFNTGSGSGKKIWDGIRKEFNDLCAYCGEEGKLQIEHLIMFNRLEYGLHHPGNVVPVCNDCNKRKKDSNKKYASWEKQLANMCDGDSSKLFILRKNKILKHMETYNYPKLSSQERHAIRVIAESLYENIKGESEKSLNMYRKLDEAFVQIK; via the coding sequence ATGGCTGTATACAATACCCCTTCTGATACAGCTAATACTGCAGTTCGCTCCTTTCTAACCTCAGTCGGTGAATATTATTTAAAAAAATCTTTTAATACTGGCTCAGGTAGTGGAAAGAAAATCTGGGATGGAATACGCAAAGAATTTAATGACTTATGTGCCTATTGCGGTGAAGAAGGGAAGCTTCAAATTGAACATCTAATAATGTTTAATCGTTTAGAATATGGCTTACATCATCCGGGCAACGTAGTACCAGTATGCAATGATTGTAATAAACGAAAAAAGGATTCAAATAAAAAATATGCTTCTTGGGAAAAACAATTGGCTAATATGTGTGATGGCGACTCAAGCAAACTATTCATTTTAAGAAAAAATAAAATACTTAAACACATGGAAACTTATAACTATCCCAAACTTTCAAGTCAAGAGAGACATGCTATTAGAGTAATAGCAGAATCACTTTATGAAAATATTAAGGGTGAATCTGAAAAATCATTGAACATGTATCGCAAGTTAGATGAAGCATTTGTACAAATTAAATAA
- a CDS encoding DEAD/DEAH box helicase has product MSIASTQPINTGTPAETVNLHFNQLGLAEPILRAIIDAGYTTPTPIQAKAIPVVLNGGDLLAGAQTGTGKTAGFTLPLLHLLHSKPKQNKVGQPRCLMLTPTRELAAQIEESVKTYGKYLNLKSMVVFGGVNINPQINRLSKPIDILVATPGRLLDLANQRKVDLSAVEFLVLDEADRMLDMGFIRDIKKLLAMLPKQRQNLLFSATFSDEIKTLADGLLHKPGFIEVARRNTASEMVEQTVHLVKQAHKASLMSYLIKTNNWQQVLVFTRTKHGANRLAEKLIKDGIPAAAIHGNKSQGARTRALAEFKNGDIPVLVATDIAARGLDIDQLPQVVNFELPNVPEDYVHRIGRTGRAGSSGAAISLVDFEEAKYLKDIEKLIKREIPKVAVEGFQAPTHLEPEAPRGPRNQPPRNKQAGNKPAGNKQPKANQATGNKPAQAKKPAQQKPFQNMNQPNASKPAHHSGNRDK; this is encoded by the coding sequence TTGTCTATTGCATCTACTCAACCTATTAATACAGGCACGCCTGCCGAAACCGTTAACTTGCACTTTAATCAGTTAGGCCTTGCTGAACCGATTTTGCGCGCGATTATCGACGCGGGTTACACAACACCAACACCTATTCAAGCGAAAGCGATTCCCGTTGTTTTAAACGGTGGCGATTTACTGGCTGGTGCGCAAACTGGTACAGGGAAAACCGCTGGCTTTACTTTGCCTTTGCTGCATTTACTGCACTCTAAACCCAAACAAAATAAAGTTGGCCAACCACGTTGCTTAATGCTGACGCCGACACGCGAACTAGCGGCACAGATTGAAGAATCAGTTAAAACTTATGGCAAATATTTAAACTTAAAATCGATGGTGGTATTTGGCGGCGTGAATATTAACCCGCAAATCAATCGATTATCTAAGCCGATTGATATCTTGGTCGCCACACCTGGCCGTTTGCTGGATTTAGCCAATCAGCGCAAAGTGGATTTATCAGCCGTGGAATTTTTGGTGCTGGATGAAGCAGATCGCATGTTGGATATGGGCTTTATCCGCGATATTAAAAAACTGTTAGCGATGTTGCCAAAACAGCGTCAAAACTTACTGTTCTCTGCTACGTTTTCAGATGAAATCAAAACACTAGCCGATGGCTTATTGCATAAACCTGGTTTCATTGAAGTCGCGCGCCGCAATACGGCATCTGAAATGGTTGAACAGACCGTGCATTTGGTTAAACAAGCGCACAAAGCCAGCTTGATGAGCTATTTGATTAAAACCAATAACTGGCAGCAAGTATTGGTATTTACCCGCACCAAACACGGCGCGAATCGTCTGGCAGAAAAATTAATCAAAGATGGCATTCCTGCCGCGGCGATTCATGGCAATAAAAGCCAAGGCGCACGCACTAGAGCTTTAGCCGAGTTTAAAAATGGTGATATTCCTGTTTTAGTAGCGACGGATATTGCTGCACGCGGCTTGGATATTGACCAATTGCCACAAGTGGTGAACTTTGAATTGCCAAACGTGCCTGAAGATTATGTGCATCGTATTGGTCGTACAGGCCGTGCTGGTAGCAGTGGCGCTGCGATTTCATTGGTGGATTTTGAAGAAGCCAAATACTTAAAAGATATTGAAAAACTGATTAAGCGTGAGATTCCAAAAGTGGCCGTAGAAGGTTTTCAAGCACCAACGCATCTAGAGCCAGAAGCACCGCGCGGACCTAGAAATCAGCCGCCGAGAAATAAGCAAGCAGGTAATAAACCCGCTGGAAATAAACAGCCTAAAGCGAATCAGGCGACTGGCAACAAACCAGCGCAAGCGAAAAAGCCAGCACAACAAAAGCCTTTTCAGAATATGAATCAGCCCAATGCAAGCAAGCCTGCGCATCATAGTGGGAATAGAGATAAATAA
- a CDS encoding YaiI/YqxD family protein, with protein MKVWVDADACPVVIKEILFRAAIRTGIHTTLVANAVLRVPPSPNIFAIQVDKGFDVADNFIVQALQAGDLVITADIPLAALVIAKSAHALNPRGEMYSQANIAERLAMRNMMDELRSQGAEIGGPATFNQSDRQAFAAELDKFIAHYLKNKKD; from the coding sequence TTGAAAGTATGGGTGGATGCAGATGCTTGCCCTGTTGTCATTAAAGAGATTCTATTTCGTGCGGCTATTCGCACAGGCATTCATACCACGTTGGTTGCAAATGCGGTGCTTCGTGTGCCGCCATCGCCCAACATTTTTGCTATTCAGGTGGATAAAGGTTTTGATGTAGCGGACAATTTTATCGTTCAAGCATTGCAGGCCGGTGATTTGGTGATTACAGCAGATATTCCATTAGCGGCTCTAGTCATTGCAAAAAGCGCACATGCGCTTAACCCGCGCGGAGAAATGTATTCGCAAGCGAATATTGCAGAACGCTTGGCAATGCGTAATATGATGGATGAGCTACGCAGCCAAGGTGCGGAAATCGGTGGACCAGCCACATTTAATCAATCTGACAGACAAGCTTTTGCAGCGGAATTAGATAAATTTATCGCGCACTATCTTAAAAACAAAAAGGATTAA